In the genome of Sander vitreus isolate 19-12246 chromosome 13, sanVit1, whole genome shotgun sequence, one region contains:
- the LOC144527700 gene encoding uncharacterized protein LOC144527700, producing the protein MTSRRTGYAGSMDSSPSNSSNSSVHSGNRKQSIINIPERTGVESCYDRKADKAGYGASQGSVTVTSLKSRLAPTIQSAMSAAVDTLLGEVVLVLNETQQELLHKEQENERLKVRLEVSERELKTLQECLCSAQKLIDQLQISYTGPQSISQSVFAPSLSSMASMTSGLDRDHHNARNVNGAGVDMGLGGSVDDSLHGFEPRDDYKMCQLSIQPDGSVTNHALESFASNTSHMCSDSSRPDERQSQGPGGESRFEIKQEQGPTSGSGQPSRKEPGLRDDNRVDDGDLGYVEVGGEGGSQRSFTHPMRHQRPVRECGGALQQGGLDGQKQLSRTAVGGRVDSVSPGRAEDSAGPSVSDTAGEPSGDRPHHCLECGKTFRLISSLKKHIRIHTGEKPYPCGVCGRRFRESGALKTHLRIHTGEKPYSCSECGNCFRHLDGLRKHRRTHTGEKPYVCAICGKRLSRLQHLKHHQLIHTGERPCCCPFCNRSFKEPAALRKHIRTHREEGGHMGIGAGDDTDPDAMDDINNLHPAAPSPQMRFGEWGAEEDDSSVVDCV; encoded by the exons ATGACTTCCAGGAGGACAGGCTATGCTGGTAGCATGGATTCCTCTCCTTCAAATAGCAGCAACAGCTCAGTCCACAGTGGAAATCGTAAGCAAAGTATAATCAACATTCCCGAAAGGACCGGGGTAGAGTCCTGTTATGATCGGAAAGCGGACAAGGCTGGATACGGAGCTTCGCAGGGCAGCGTGACCGTAACGTCGCTGAAATCACGTCTCGCCCCGACCATTCAAAGTGCCATGTCCGCTGCAGTTGACACTCTTCTGGGCGAAGTGGTGCTTGTCCTCAATGAGACTCAACAAGAGTTGCTACATAAGGAACAAGAGAATGAAAGACTCAAAGTGCGTCTTGAAGTGTCAGAGCGGGAGTTGAAGACTttacaggagtgtctgtgtagTGCTCAGAAGCTCATAGACCAGCTTCAGATCTCATACACGGGCCCTCAGTCAATTAGTCAGTCCGTTTTTGCCCCATCGCTGTCTTCCATGGCTTCAATGACTTCAGGCTTGGACCGGGACCACCACAACGCCCGAAATGTGAATGGAGCCGGTGTTGACATGGGTCTCGGTGGCTCTGTGGATGATTCGCTTCACGGGTTTGAGCCCAGAGATGACTACAAAATGTGCCAGCTTTCAATCCAACCAGATGGCTCTGTGACTAACCACGCTCTGGAATCCTTTGCTTCCAACACATCTCATATGTGCTCAGATTCCAGCAGACCAG ATGAGAGGCAGTCTCAGGGACCAGGTGGAGAATCCAGGTTTGAGATTAAACAAGAGCAGGGACCCACTTCAGGCTCTGGCCAGCCCAGCAGGAAGGAGCCTGGGTTGCGTGATGACAACAGAGTCGATGATGGTGACCTTGGTTACGTTGAAGTTGGAGGGGAGGGAGGTTCCCAGCGTTCCTTTACTCACCCCATGCGTCACCAAAGACCTGTGCGAGAATGCGGTGGTGCATTGCAACAGGGCGGACTTGATGGACAGAAACAGTTGTCTAGGACTGCTGTAGGCGGGAGAGTAGACAGTGTTTCACCGGGCAGAGCAGAGGACTCTGCAGGACCTTCGGTCTCTGATACAGCAGGGGAGCCCTCTGGAGATCGGCCTCACCACTGCTTGGAGTGTGGAAAGACCTTCCGTCTGATCTCTAGCTTGAAGAAGCACATCCGCatccacactggagagaagccctATCCGTGTGGAGTCTGTGGTCGTCGCTTCCGCGAGTCAGGCGCACTTAAAACCCACCTGCGCATacacacaggtgagaagccATACTCTTGCTCTGAGTGTGGAAACTGCTTCCGCCACCTGGACGGTTTGCGCAAACACAGGCGCACGCACACCGGAGAGAAACCTTACGTGTGTGCCATCTGTGGGAAGCGCCTGAGCCGCCTGCAGCACCTCAAACACCACCAGCTCATCCACACCGGAGAGAGGCCGTGCTGCTGCCCCTTCTGCAACCGCAGCTTCAAGGAGCCCGCAGCGCTGCGGAAACACATCCGCACGCACCGGGAGGAAGGCGGTCACATGGGGATTGGTGCCGGTGATGACACAGACCCAGACGCCATGGATGACATTAACAACCTCCACCCAGCAGCTCCGTCCCCTCAGATGAGGTTTGGGGAGTGGGGAGCTGAGGAAGATGACAGCTCGGTTGTGGACTGTGTGTAG